From one Tsukamurella tyrosinosolvens genomic stretch:
- a CDS encoding GNAT family N-acetyltransferase → MRLTNVAHLRLPFGRLYGYDVAASEPAAALPVSFDQARHVGGGDRPGSWMALSFRLPDPVPREQLAAAWLAVIARHGTLRTAFLPGPAGPTLHEISVRPGNWVEHAIGPGQAVNDALRDVLDDACSPYRRPAHRLCVLETAAGPTVIVAADHSHTDMWSMLVIARDLLAALEDVRAGRAPSTEVVPPFVDHTRALADRPAAPEDVRRRWAEIITASGRVMPLFPLPLGTPEAHRERVEVRDVFGTDEVAAFAAAAREAGVSTLSATVAALTRVTLDLAGAPLRAVFPVHSRYDETWHDSVGWFITNSVLDSPSAEPAAAAEAVKEAVRLGSWPLADVLEQWGGMPEAPGMFAISWLDLRRLPVRVDATRLDAQYVGATIRTDGVMLWFILDEAGLHLRCRYPDTLEARANVGAWLDGVVRELQARAAVGGVLRGIGGTPYRVERARRDDVPAIVALLADDELGATREVGDAAEYDSAFELVTRDRSQYLAVIRDDAGRIVGTMHLTVIPGLSRSGSTRLQIEGVRVARGHRSQGLGTAMIEWAHHHGRTHGAVLSQLTTDVSRDRARAFYTRLGYRSEHVGLKRTL, encoded by the coding sequence ATGCGCCTGACCAACGTCGCCCACCTGCGCCTGCCGTTCGGCCGGCTGTACGGCTACGACGTCGCGGCGTCGGAGCCCGCCGCGGCGCTGCCGGTCTCCTTCGATCAGGCGCGGCACGTGGGCGGCGGGGACCGGCCGGGGTCGTGGATGGCGCTGTCCTTCCGGCTGCCCGACCCGGTGCCGCGCGAGCAGCTCGCCGCCGCCTGGCTCGCGGTGATCGCCCGGCACGGCACGCTGCGGACCGCGTTCCTCCCCGGACCCGCTGGGCCCACCCTGCACGAGATCTCGGTGCGGCCGGGGAACTGGGTGGAGCACGCGATCGGCCCGGGTCAGGCCGTCAACGACGCCCTTCGCGACGTGCTCGACGACGCCTGCTCCCCCTATCGCCGTCCCGCGCACCGGCTCTGCGTCCTGGAGACGGCCGCGGGCCCGACGGTGATCGTGGCCGCCGACCACTCGCACACCGACATGTGGTCGATGCTCGTGATCGCGCGCGACCTGCTCGCCGCGCTCGAGGACGTCCGCGCGGGGCGGGCACCGTCGACGGAGGTCGTCCCGCCGTTCGTCGACCACACCCGGGCCCTGGCGGACCGCCCCGCGGCACCCGAGGACGTGCGGCGCCGCTGGGCCGAGATCATCACCGCCAGTGGCAGAGTCATGCCTCTGTTCCCCCTGCCGCTGGGCACCCCCGAGGCGCACCGCGAGCGCGTGGAGGTCCGCGACGTCTTCGGCACCGACGAGGTCGCCGCGTTCGCCGCGGCCGCCCGGGAGGCGGGCGTGTCCACCCTGTCGGCGACGGTGGCGGCCCTGACCCGCGTGACCCTGGACCTCGCCGGCGCGCCGCTGCGCGCCGTGTTCCCCGTGCACAGCCGCTACGACGAGACGTGGCACGACTCGGTGGGCTGGTTCATCACCAACTCGGTGCTGGACTCCCCGTCCGCGGAACCGGCCGCGGCCGCCGAGGCCGTGAAGGAGGCGGTGCGGCTCGGCTCGTGGCCGCTCGCCGACGTCCTCGAGCAGTGGGGCGGGATGCCGGAGGCCCCCGGCATGTTCGCGATCTCGTGGCTGGACCTGCGCCGCCTGCCCGTCCGCGTGGACGCGACCCGGCTCGACGCGCAGTACGTCGGCGCGACCATCCGCACGGACGGGGTGATGCTCTGGTTCATCCTCGACGAGGCGGGGCTGCACCTGCGGTGCCGCTACCCCGACACCCTCGAGGCGCGCGCGAACGTCGGGGCCTGGCTCGACGGCGTGGTCCGCGAGTTGCAGGCCCGCGCCGCGGTCGGCGGAGTGCTCCGCGGCATCGGCGGCACCCCCTACCGGGTGGAGCGCGCGCGCCGCGACGACGTGCCCGCGATCGTCGCGCTGCTCGCCGACGACGAACTCGGCGCGACGCGCGAGGTGGGCGACGCCGCGGAGTACGACAGCGCCTTCGAGCTGGTGACCCGTGACCGCTCGCAGTACCTGGCCGTGATCCGGGACGACGCCGGCCGGATCGTGGGGACGATGCACCTCACCGTCATCCCGGGGCTGTCCCGCAGCGGGTCGACACGGCTGCAGATCGAGGGCGTCCGGGTGGCCCGCGGCCACCGGTCGCAGGGCCTGGGCACCGCGATGATCGAGTGGGCGCACC